Proteins encoded by one window of Gemmatimonadota bacterium:
- a CDS encoding endonuclease III has translation MKDRDIHQAISILEDETSRWTETALTLVAEQTRRDPFRILIGTVLSLRTKDETTAAACERLFGLADTPAAMRALPEETVDRAIYPVGFHATKARNILQICRILVEEYGGTVPDEIDTLVTLPGVGRKTANLVVTIGYGKPGICVDTHVHRISNRWGYIATRNPDQSEWALREKLPSEYWIRYNDLLVMYGQNLCKPVSPFCSRCRLSPYCERVGVEKHR, from the coding sequence ATGAAAGACCGGGATATTCACCAGGCGATCTCCATCCTTGAGGACGAGACTTCCAGGTGGACCGAAACGGCGTTGACGCTGGTGGCGGAGCAGACCCGGCGCGATCCGTTCCGCATACTGATCGGCACCGTGCTCAGCCTCCGGACGAAGGACGAGACGACCGCGGCGGCCTGCGAGCGGCTCTTCGGGCTGGCCGACACGCCCGCGGCCATGCGGGCCCTGCCCGAGGAGACCGTGGACCGCGCCATCTATCCCGTGGGGTTCCATGCCACGAAGGCGCGCAACATCCTGCAGATCTGCCGGATCCTCGTGGAGGAATACGGGGGCACCGTGCCGGACGAGATCGACACGCTGGTTACGCTCCCCGGCGTGGGCAGGAAGACCGCGAACCTCGTGGTCACGATCGGTTACGGAAAGCCGGGCATTTGCGTCGACACCCACGTGCACCGCATCTCCAACCGCTGGGGATATATCGCCACCCGGAATCCGGACCAGTCGGAATGGGCCTTGAGAGAGAAGTTGCCTTCCGAATACTGGATCCGGTATAATGACCTGCTCGTCATGTATGGCCAGAACCTGTGCAAACCCGTTTCGCCCTTTTGCAGCCGCTGCCGCCTGTCGCCCTACTGTGAACGGGTCGGCGTGGAGAAACACAGATGA
- a CDS encoding DUF4249 family protein codes for MSKTTRLPRCITPVLTAVLLAGIAAHPGCSGERDPATLFGPDERETIVVDAVLYVDRILPEIIVTRTRTADAVSTREATSVNDAEVTVIQGLAEYRYASVGHLGRYLPPPGAPRVRPNTEYRLRVRALGKEVRGVTSTPAPLVIDEIAVLEEPSMEVIRLLDPDSAEGNRIAYQEGLIEVRFDPLDVEAYQVIVLEPGSEDGGSPPLEARDGRLLLPWFAIGSSGEHKVEVYALDRNLFDFLRSVEASGQNAFGFGSLAGDTFERPVFNLDGGIGVFGSASLDSFGFFVIPES; via the coding sequence ATGAGTAAAACGACCAGGCTGCCCCGCTGCATCACACCCGTCCTGACGGCCGTCCTGCTCGCCGGTATCGCCGCCCATCCGGGTTGTTCGGGGGAGCGGGATCCGGCGACGCTCTTCGGTCCGGACGAGCGCGAAACGATCGTCGTGGATGCCGTACTGTATGTCGATCGCATTCTGCCTGAGATCATCGTCACACGGACCCGCACGGCCGATGCGGTGTCGACCCGGGAGGCCACCTCGGTGAACGATGCCGAAGTTACCGTCATACAAGGACTTGCGGAGTACAGGTACGCGAGTGTCGGTCACCTGGGCCGTTACCTCCCGCCGCCCGGTGCGCCGAGGGTACGCCCCAACACCGAATACCGGCTTCGCGTGCGGGCGCTTGGAAAGGAAGTCCGTGGGGTCACGAGCACACCGGCCCCCCTGGTCATCGATGAGATCGCCGTACTCGAAGAGCCATCCATGGAGGTGATCCGCCTTCTGGATCCCGATTCCGCCGAAGGGAACAGGATCGCCTATCAGGAGGGGCTGATCGAGGTCCGTTTCGATCCGCTCGACGTGGAAGCCTACCAGGTGATCGTCCTGGAACCCGGTTCCGAGGACGGGGGTTCTCCTCCCCTGGAAGCGCGGGACGGCCGGCTGCTGCTGCCCTGGTTCGCCATTGGCTCGTCCGGAGAACACAAAGTCGAAGTGTACGCGCTGGACCGGAACCTGTTCGATTTCCTCAGAAGCGTGGAGGCCTCAGGACAGAACGCCTTCGGCTTCGGCAGCCTGGCGGGCGATACCTTCGAAAGACCGGTTTTCAATCTCGACGGCGGGATCGGCGTATTCGGTTCGGCCTCCCTGGATTCCTTCGGCTTCTTCGTCATTCCGGAAAGTTGA
- a CDS encoding 4-hydroxybenzoate octaprenyltransferase, whose product MNQKSPSHLSAIGSVVVFGRMIKLSHSIFALPFAMAGVALAARSHGIEGLQLVWIVIAMVSARSAAMGFNRLADRVIDGKNPRTWDRALPKGRIAPRAVALIVGACCALFVFSAYQLNELCLRLSPIALLVILSYSYFKRFTWATHLVLGLALAIAPVGAWIAVTGAFDPAPLWLAAAVLTWVAGFDIIYACQDYEFDVAQGVHSIPRRFGIRPALMAARLLHAATVVFLLAVHQVFDLHALYVCGTVLATGMLVYEHTLVKPDDLSKIDVAFFNTNGLVSVVYFVFLLGDILWPI is encoded by the coding sequence ATGAATCAGAAGTCGCCATCGCACCTGTCCGCGATCGGATCCGTGGTCGTATTCGGCAGGATGATCAAGCTTTCCCACAGTATTTTTGCACTGCCCTTCGCTATGGCCGGCGTGGCCCTGGCCGCTCGGAGTCATGGGATCGAAGGGCTGCAACTGGTGTGGATCGTCATCGCCATGGTGTCCGCCCGGAGCGCGGCCATGGGATTCAACCGGCTCGCCGATCGTGTGATCGACGGGAAGAACCCCCGCACGTGGGACCGGGCGTTGCCGAAGGGACGGATCGCGCCCCGCGCCGTCGCCCTTATCGTGGGCGCGTGCTGCGCGCTGTTCGTCTTTTCCGCCTACCAGCTCAACGAACTGTGCCTCAGGCTGTCGCCGATCGCCCTGCTGGTGATCCTGTCGTACTCCTATTTCAAGCGCTTCACCTGGGCCACTCACCTGGTCCTGGGCCTTGCCCTCGCCATCGCTCCGGTAGGCGCGTGGATTGCCGTGACCGGCGCCTTCGATCCCGCGCCGCTCTGGCTGGCGGCGGCCGTGTTGACCTGGGTGGCGGGCTTTGATATAATATACGCCTGCCAGGACTACGAATTCGACGTCGCGCAGGGCGTCCACTCGATACCCCGCCGCTTCGGGATCCGGCCGGCTTTGATGGCAGCCCGCCTGCTCCACGCGGCCACGGTCGTGTTCCTGCTGGCCGTCCATCAGGTTTTCGATCTGCACGCGCTTTATGTGTGCGGCACCGTGCTGGCAACCGGGATGCTGGTTTACGAACACACGCTCGTCAAGCCGGACGACCTTTCGAAGATCGATGTCGCATTCTTCAACACGAATGGCCTGGTCAGTGTCGTCTATTTCGTTTTCTTGCTGGGCGATATCCTGTGGCCGATATGA
- a CDS encoding UbiX family flavin prenyltransferase, with protein MKHVIVAVTGASGGLYALRLLRALLSGGHRVSVVLSGFGRYVLREETGLGTGGDLQDGLSGLYGDQVRKGTLTEFKIGDLAASIASGSVRTDGMVVIPCSMKTLSAIAHGTSSSLIERAADVTLKEARPLVLVPRETPLNVIHLRNLLAAAEAGARIVPAMPAFYQKPSSFDDLADFIAGRVLNLLGIEQSLFTPWDAPSGEGESAE; from the coding sequence ATGAAACATGTCATCGTCGCCGTCACCGGCGCCAGCGGCGGCCTGTACGCGCTCCGGCTCCTGCGGGCTTTGTTGTCCGGCGGCCACCGGGTCAGCGTCGTGCTGTCCGGCTTCGGCCGGTACGTACTCAGGGAAGAAACCGGTCTGGGAACGGGCGGCGACCTGCAGGACGGACTGTCCGGCCTCTACGGCGACCAGGTGAGGAAGGGCACGCTCACGGAATTCAAGATCGGGGACCTGGCGGCGTCGATCGCAAGCGGGTCGGTGCGCACCGACGGAATGGTCGTCATACCGTGCTCCATGAAGACGCTGTCAGCCATTGCCCACGGCACCTCTTCCTCCCTGATCGAGCGGGCCGCGGACGTCACGCTCAAGGAGGCCAGGCCCCTCGTGCTGGTACCCCGGGAAACGCCCCTGAACGTCATCCACTTGCGCAACCTGCTCGCCGCCGCGGAGGCGGGCGCCCGCATCGTGCCGGCCATGCCGGCGTTTTACCAGAAGCCTTCCAGTTTCGACGATCTGGCCGACTTCATAGCAGGACGGGTGCTGAACCTGCTCGGCATCGAACAGAGCCTCTTTACCCCCTGGGACGCGCCATCCGGCGAAGGGGAGTCCGCGGAATGA
- a CDS encoding ubiquinone/menaquinone biosynthesis methyltransferase: MSTADEKSRHIRRMFDRIGHRYDLLNRLLSGYGDVRWRRAAVRALNVSADDLLLDVGIGTGDLALEALNGRRKPRLIVGVDAAMGMMRIGRKKSAHPERRAIRFVGGSAEALPLRSGVFDGAMVAFGVRNFTDRAAGLRSIRRVLKPGGRLVVLELSVPRYPVIRLLYRLYAMHAIPWIGGVISGDADAYRYLQVSVEAFPERERFRTLMEDAGFVDTGWRDLTLGVATVYWGDKRS; this comes from the coding sequence ATGAGTACCGCAGACGAAAAGTCCCGGCACATCCGGCGCATGTTCGATCGCATCGGGCACCGGTACGACCTGCTCAACCGCCTGCTGAGCGGATATGGCGATGTCCGGTGGCGCAGGGCCGCGGTCCGCGCGCTGAACGTGTCCGCGGACGACCTGCTGCTCGACGTGGGCATCGGCACGGGCGACCTGGCGTTGGAAGCACTGAATGGCCGTCGGAAGCCGCGGTTGATCGTGGGGGTGGACGCGGCGATGGGGATGATGCGGATTGGCCGGAAGAAGTCGGCGCATCCCGAGCGGCGGGCTATCCGGTTCGTCGGGGGAAGCGCCGAAGCCCTGCCCCTGCGGTCCGGGGTCTTCGACGGCGCGATGGTGGCGTTTGGCGTGCGGAACTTCACCGACCGCGCCGCGGGTCTGCGGAGCATCCGGCGCGTGTTGAAGCCCGGGGGCAGGCTGGTGGTGCTGGAGCTTTCCGTTCCCCGCTATCCGGTGATTCGCCTGTTGTACCGTCTCTATGCCATGCACGCGATTCCCTGGATCGGCGGCGTGATCTCGGGAGACGCGGACGCTTACCGGTACCTGCAGGTTTCGGTGGAAGCGTTTCCTGAACGGGAGCGTTTCCGAACGCTCATGGAGGACGCGGGTTTCGTGGACACGGGCTGGCGCGACCTTACGCTGGGGGTGGCCACGGTCTACTGGGGAGACAAGCGGTCATGA
- a CDS encoding DUF993 family protein, translating to MTAESAYPVSRIRFNRGEASMEASLNTPRGLGRAPHIIAALSVPVSEAGEIDFEVFARDLERTAGYGIEPAVLMDTYQINHCTLEDQVRGLETTREVMNGRAFTAGVYVEDEIRGDGIEDIIRAYQAKIEQLENRYGASPIVFQTERLKNADAATVIHVYEGLAEASRGGLKAFELSPVFAPNGWMFPDDALIEILAGDKWAGAKHSSLDPSMEWVLLRKVHRIGKKLYTGNDYDFASMIFNGSDALLGIATFMPDKFRALGDALRDGDLARYHDLGNRMEFLGRVAFQPPVPAYKHSAAMVKKMRGWYPTDYVLPDNPLRRDESHREALREALENLDIPCG from the coding sequence ATGACGGCGGAATCCGCGTATCCGGTTTCGCGTATCCGGTTTAATAGAGGAGAGGCATCAATGGAAGCATCACTGAATACGCCCAGGGGGCTCGGCCGCGCGCCTCATATCATCGCGGCGTTGTCCGTACCCGTGAGCGAAGCAGGTGAAATCGACTTCGAAGTATTCGCCCGGGACCTGGAAAGAACCGCGGGATACGGGATAGAACCCGCGGTGCTCATGGATACCTACCAGATCAACCACTGCACGCTGGAGGATCAGGTCAGGGGGTTGGAAACGACGCGGGAAGTCATGAACGGGCGGGCTTTTACCGCGGGTGTCTACGTAGAGGACGAGATCCGGGGAGACGGGATCGAGGACATCATCCGGGCGTACCAGGCCAAGATAGAGCAGCTGGAGAACCGTTACGGCGCGAGTCCGATCGTATTCCAGACCGAGCGTTTGAAAAACGCGGACGCCGCTACCGTGATCCACGTCTACGAGGGGCTGGCAGAAGCCTCCCGCGGCGGCCTGAAGGCATTCGAACTAAGCCCGGTCTTCGCGCCGAACGGCTGGATGTTCCCGGATGATGCGCTGATCGAGATCCTGGCCGGGGACAAGTGGGCGGGCGCGAAACACTCGTCCCTGGATCCTTCCATGGAATGGGTGCTGCTGCGGAAGGTCCATCGAATCGGAAAGAAGCTGTACACGGGTAACGACTACGATTTCGCCTCCATGATCTTCAACGGAAGCGACGCGCTGCTGGGTATCGCGACCTTCATGCCCGACAAGTTCAGAGCGCTTGGGGATGCCTTGCGGGACGGCGACCTTGCGCGGTACCACGACCTGGGGAACCGGATGGAGTTCCTGGGACGGGTCGCGTTCCAGCCGCCCGTGCCGGCCTATAAGCACAGTGCGGCCATGGTGAAGAAGATGCGCGGCTGGTACCCCACGGACTACGTGCTGCCCGACAATCCCCTCAGGCGGGACGAGTCGCACCGGGAAGCGCTGCGGGAAGCCCTCGAAAACCTGGACATTCCCTGCGGCTAA
- a CDS encoding TolC family protein, which yields MKTRHAIGWAVLITAGLFTQGEAARGQVTGSAATAGGPYTLEQCIQIAMQNNPQIEIARKGVEVQQANLFSSYSGVMPRVNANIIGANRTTSGDRPVIVEGVVLREAPGTTRTDYRNNVFLNMDLYNGGRNWNTIRQAMQESESEEFAQTNTENQVIVNVKTGYYGLLRALRLKEVTEESVRLNEEQLRRTQSMYEIGSVARVEVLQTTAQLGAARIDLRNQENAVLQARAELANVMGIESNEAFEIVDPLDGGSLDTTALMSLQDALRLANLTNPAIQRDEGGIRSAMLGTKIARGLLWPTVSGSIGYSRSGIRFQDVYGTYDKNWNLSFGVNLSLPILNGTQTYADISRAQAQQLIAEETLRQTRRTTSLTIRNALLDLETAREVITLSNDNIVASEESLRLAEERYRVGSGTLLEVFTAQEALVRAKSNLAGAQYDYLIAQATLDGALGK from the coding sequence ATGAAGACGCGACATGCCATTGGCTGGGCTGTCCTGATCACGGCCGGCCTGTTCACCCAGGGAGAAGCGGCACGCGGGCAGGTCACCGGATCCGCCGCGACAGCGGGCGGTCCGTACACACTGGAGCAGTGTATTCAGATCGCAATGCAGAACAATCCCCAGATCGAGATCGCCCGGAAAGGGGTGGAGGTCCAGCAGGCGAATCTCTTCAGTTCGTATTCCGGCGTCATGCCACGGGTAAACGCAAACATCATCGGCGCCAATCGCACGACGTCGGGCGACAGGCCCGTTATCGTAGAAGGCGTTGTGCTCAGGGAAGCGCCAGGCACTACTCGTACGGACTACCGTAATAACGTGTTCCTGAATATGGACCTGTACAACGGCGGCCGGAACTGGAACACGATCCGGCAGGCCATGCAGGAATCCGAAAGCGAGGAGTTCGCTCAGACCAATACCGAGAACCAGGTCATCGTGAACGTGAAGACCGGTTATTACGGCCTGCTGCGGGCTCTGCGGCTCAAGGAAGTGACGGAAGAAAGCGTCCGTCTGAACGAGGAACAACTGCGCCGGACCCAGAGTATGTACGAGATCGGATCCGTGGCCCGCGTGGAGGTGCTCCAGACCACGGCTCAACTCGGCGCAGCACGGATCGACCTGCGTAACCAGGAAAATGCGGTATTGCAGGCCCGGGCCGAACTGGCCAACGTCATGGGCATCGAGTCAAATGAAGCCTTCGAAATCGTAGATCCTTTGGATGGCGGGTCGCTCGACACGACGGCGCTCATGTCCCTCCAGGACGCGCTTCGGCTGGCCAACCTCACCAATCCCGCCATCCAGCGGGACGAGGGCGGCATCCGTTCCGCGATGCTCGGGACGAAAATAGCCAGGGGATTGCTCTGGCCCACGGTATCCGGCAGCATAGGCTACAGCCGGTCCGGTATTCGGTTCCAGGATGTATACGGCACCTATGACAAGAACTGGAACCTGTCTTTCGGCGTGAATCTAAGCCTGCCGATCCTGAACGGCACGCAGACCTACGCCGATATCTCGCGGGCACAGGCGCAGCAGTTGATCGCGGAGGAAACGCTTCGCCAGACGCGGAGGACTACCTCACTGACTATCCGGAACGCCTTGCTCGACCTGGAAACGGCCCGGGAAGTCATCACGCTCAGTAACGACAACATCGTGGCCTCGGAGGAGAGTCTCCGGCTGGCGGAGGAACGTTACAGGGTGGGTTCCGGCACGCTGCTGGAGGTGTTTACGGCACAGGAGGCCCTGGTCCGGGCAAAATCCAACCTGGCCGGCGCGCAGTATGATTACCTGATCGCGCAGGCGACGCTGGACGGCGCCCTGGGAAAGTAA
- a CDS encoding TonB-dependent receptor has product MRPGAWLVRLRSIFESTNLVQVRSASMKCYAVLFSLLLIPASAQAATISGFVTDRNSGEYLLAANVFLSGTSLGALSNDNGFYAITGIPEGSYELVVSFIGYETFRDTLSLGPDAYLRRDVELVPTLIIGDETVVEAERYRDERLAQPGFVALQAAVLKELPAIGETDLLRSLQLLPGIQASSDISSGLYIRGGGPDQTQILLDQIPLYNPSHAFGFFSIFNPEAIKDMRLHKSAYPASYGGNLGAVLDVTNRDGNRNKLGGSGGISLISMRTMIEGPLASGSFMVSGRRTYLEPILAYIRSRVEDIPRYYFYDVNAKINQNLSYSDNLVLSGYFGRDDLNLETSEDDLFNVRWGNSAVTGKWTHLFSPTLFGNFMVSGSDYTSRLSANFDGTEILFRNSIRDISVKGDLDYVADGAHALKGGFRASAYRFSFIRSFNQDDQLDLRLKPYVISVYAQDQWQARASTSVRLGLRANYYSERETIDLEPRLSISHRLSEGLRLKAGGGRYHQYLQLITTEGFSGGDFWVPLDGSVSPGQAWHYVIGASWDPAPSYRLSLESYYQRLGNLVVVDNTRAVGGDETRSEDVFITGGKGYATGVEAFVERMSGRLTGWIGYTLGWTRRQFPEVNQGKWYSPKYDRRHDLVVSANYRAGRWSFGGNVIFATGQAFTPASARYELRESARTGIREDYFLPADRNTSRLLPYHRMDLSVKQDFRLFDRDFQWYLQVFNAYNHRNEWFVQYDTEDEEVTTAEVVKMLPIVPTVGLNYNF; this is encoded by the coding sequence ATGCGTCCCGGGGCATGGCTGGTCCGGTTACGTAGTATATTCGAATCGACGAACCTGGTGCAGGTCCGATCGGCATCTATGAAGTGCTACGCGGTACTGTTTTCCCTGCTGTTGATCCCCGCCTCGGCGCAAGCCGCCACGATAAGCGGATTCGTCACGGACCGCAACAGCGGCGAGTACCTGCTTGCCGCCAACGTGTTCCTGAGCGGCACGTCCCTCGGCGCCCTGAGCAATGATAACGGCTTCTACGCGATTACCGGGATCCCCGAGGGTTCCTACGAACTCGTCGTGTCTTTCATCGGATACGAGACGTTCCGGGATACGCTGAGCCTCGGTCCCGATGCCTATCTCCGACGGGACGTGGAACTCGTACCGACCCTGATAATCGGCGACGAAACCGTCGTAGAAGCGGAAAGATACCGGGACGAGCGGCTTGCGCAACCCGGGTTCGTCGCCCTCCAGGCCGCGGTCTTGAAAGAGTTGCCCGCCATCGGAGAAACCGATCTGTTGCGCAGCCTTCAGCTCCTCCCGGGCATACAGGCCTCCTCGGACATCAGCAGCGGCCTGTACATACGGGGAGGCGGCCCCGACCAGACCCAGATCCTGCTCGACCAGATCCCCCTCTATAACCCTTCGCACGCATTCGGTTTCTTTTCCATCTTCAACCCGGAAGCCATCAAGGACATGCGCCTGCACAAGAGCGCCTATCCCGCCAGTTACGGCGGCAACCTCGGCGCGGTCCTCGACGTGACCAACCGCGACGGCAACCGAAACAAACTCGGCGGTTCGGGCGGGATCAGCCTCATCTCGATGCGTACCATGATCGAAGGCCCCCTTGCGAGCGGCTCGTTCATGGTCTCGGGACGGCGTACGTACCTGGAACCGATCCTGGCCTATATCCGGTCGCGCGTGGAGGATATCCCAAGATATTATTTCTATGATGTAAATGCAAAAATCAACCAGAATCTGTCCTACTCCGACAACCTGGTCCTGAGCGGATACTTCGGCCGGGACGATCTCAATCTCGAGACCAGCGAGGACGACCTCTTCAACGTTCGCTGGGGCAACTCGGCGGTCACGGGCAAATGGACGCACCTGTTCTCGCCGACGCTCTTCGGCAATTTCATGGTATCCGGCAGTGACTACACGAGCCGGCTTTCGGCGAATTTCGACGGCACGGAGATCCTGTTCAGGAACAGCATTCGAGACATCAGCGTCAAGGGCGACCTGGACTACGTCGCCGATGGGGCGCACGCGCTGAAGGGAGGTTTCCGCGCTTCGGCATACCGGTTCAGTTTCATCAGAAGCTTCAACCAGGATGACCAGCTCGACCTCAGGCTGAAACCCTATGTGATCTCGGTATATGCCCAGGATCAGTGGCAGGCCCGGGCTTCCACCTCGGTACGCCTCGGGTTGCGCGCGAACTACTACAGTGAACGCGAAACGATAGACCTGGAACCTCGCCTGTCCATCAGCCACCGGCTGTCCGAAGGACTGCGCCTGAAGGCGGGCGGCGGGCGGTACCACCAGTATCTGCAGCTCATCACGACGGAAGGCTTCAGCGGCGGTGATTTCTGGGTGCCGCTCGACGGTAGCGTGTCCCCCGGACAGGCGTGGCACTACGTTATCGGGGCGAGTTGGGATCCGGCGCCGAGTTACCGGCTCTCGCTCGAATCCTACTATCAGCGGCTGGGCAACCTGGTGGTCGTGGACAACACGCGGGCGGTGGGCGGCGACGAAACCCGGTCGGAGGATGTGTTCATCACCGGTGGAAAAGGCTATGCCACGGGCGTGGAGGCGTTCGTGGAGCGCATGTCGGGCAGGTTGACCGGATGGATCGGCTACACGCTCGGGTGGACGCGACGGCAGTTTCCGGAAGTGAACCAGGGCAAATGGTATTCTCCGAAATACGACCGCCGCCACGATCTCGTGGTATCGGCCAACTACCGGGCTGGCCGCTGGTCATTCGGCGGCAATGTGATCTTCGCGACCGGACAGGCTTTCACGCCCGCCTCCGCCCGGTACGAATTGCGGGAATCGGCGCGGACCGGCATACGGGAGGACTACTTCCTGCCCGCGGACCGCAACACCTCGCGGCTGCTGCCATACCACAGAATGGACCTGAGCGTCAAGCAGGACTTCCGCCTGTTCGACCGGGACTTTCAGTGGTATCTGCAGGTGTTCAACGCGTACAACCATCGCAACGAATGGTTTGTCCAGTATGATACGGAAGACGAAGAGGTCACTACCGCGGAAGTCGTCAAGATGCTGCCCATCGTGCCCACCGTCGGGCTGAACTACAACTTCTGA
- a CDS encoding tetratricopeptide repeat protein → MNRDSLVKEVASDLQVSRHKVRVVLNGLLSEVTEAMHRDERVNLHRFGAFNVKVRKARTARDLNTNVELRLNDRRIPHFMPFDTLKDIVAQQSPVSAEQTGPVAADTVQQVEETPRERSDDISAMMTRAEVLANKGKIEQAIQQYRRILERQPRHATATGSLGRMFFRLGAQETALQHYNRALGNDPGHLETLVDRAELFVEMGQYEDARTDLLRVLEYDPYSYRACYLLGVLYITIGTYDDAIRVLSRALDVDRTKSEVHLQLGKAYCHVEKHTEAIEHFEALLRHDPRNGQAYRYLGTIYDKSKQADKALEMYRKSNEIGLV, encoded by the coding sequence ATGAACAGAGATTCGCTTGTAAAAGAAGTGGCATCCGATTTGCAGGTATCCAGGCACAAGGTAAGAGTCGTGCTGAACGGACTCCTGTCGGAAGTTACCGAGGCGATGCACCGGGACGAGCGGGTGAATCTGCACCGTTTCGGCGCCTTCAACGTGAAGGTCAGAAAAGCACGTACGGCCCGGGACCTGAATACCAACGTGGAATTGCGGCTGAACGACCGCCGAATCCCCCACTTCATGCCCTTCGATACGTTGAAGGACATCGTCGCGCAGCAGTCTCCCGTTTCCGCGGAACAAACCGGACCGGTGGCCGCCGACACGGTGCAACAGGTCGAGGAGACGCCCAGAGAACGGTCCGACGATATCTCCGCCATGATGACCAGGGCTGAAGTCCTCGCGAACAAAGGCAAAATCGAACAGGCGATCCAGCAGTACAGGCGCATACTCGAACGGCAGCCGAGACACGCCACCGCGACGGGCAGCCTGGGCAGGATGTTCTTTCGCCTCGGCGCCCAGGAAACCGCCCTCCAGCACTATAACCGCGCGCTGGGAAACGATCCCGGCCACCTGGAAACGCTGGTCGACCGGGCGGAGTTGTTCGTGGAGATGGGGCAGTACGAGGATGCCAGGACCGACCTGCTTCGCGTCCTGGAATACGACCCGTATTCCTACCGGGCCTGCTACCTGCTCGGCGTGCTCTACATCACCATAGGTACCTACGACGACGCGATCAGGGTGCTCTCCCGCGCGCTGGACGTGGACCGGACGAAATCCGAGGTGCACCTGCAGCTGGGCAAGGCTTACTGTCACGTGGAGAAGCACACGGAAGCGATCGAGCACTTTGAAGCCCTGCTTCGCCATGACCCGCGCAACGGGCAGGCGTATCGGTATCTCGGCACGATCTACGACAAAAGCAAGCAGGCCGACAAGGCGCTCGAGATGTACCGAAAATCCAACGAAATAGGCCTGGTCTGA
- a CDS encoding sigma-70 family RNA polymerase sigma factor — translation MNTVKNVHLVEGRKKPAARGAGEDRREEERGLMERAKAGDGPAFDEMTRRYSEKAYSVAYQMLASHDDARDLVQDAFLEVFRTRERFNTQYRFSTWLYRILINKCINFRKREARRRMFSFTDYGSRNGGAGQQFLVSNLASSEKNPHEVLESDELKRSIMAALDTLSERHRTVVVLFDLEGLSHRQIAEILQCPEGTVMSRLHHGRLKLKRVLSKRLAGHLDL, via the coding sequence ATGAACACCGTCAAGAACGTGCATTTGGTCGAGGGACGGAAAAAACCGGCTGCGCGCGGCGCGGGCGAAGACCGGCGCGAAGAAGAACGCGGGTTGATGGAACGGGCTAAAGCGGGTGACGGTCCGGCCTTCGACGAAATGACGAGGCGCTACAGCGAGAAGGCGTATTCCGTGGCATACCAGATGCTCGCGAGTCACGATGACGCGCGCGATCTCGTCCAGGACGCGTTCCTCGAAGTATTCAGGACGCGGGAGCGGTTCAACACGCAGTACAGGTTTTCGACCTGGCTGTACCGCATACTGATAAATAAGTGCATCAACTTCCGCAAGCGGGAAGCCCGCCGCCGCATGTTCTCCTTTACGGATTACGGCTCGCGGAACGGCGGCGCCGGCCAACAGTTTCTGGTTTCCAATCTGGCCTCTTCCGAGAAGAACCCGCACGAGGTACTGGAAAGCGATGAATTGAAGCGGTCGATCATGGCCGCGCTGGATACCCTGTCGGAGCGGCACAGGACTGTTGTCGTGCTGTTCGACCTGGAAGGTCTCTCGCACAGGCAGATCGCGGAAATCCTCCAGTGTCCCGAAGGTACGGTGATGTCCCGGCTGCATCACGGACGGCTCAAGTTGAAGCGCGTGCTGTCCAAGCGACTGGCCGGACACCTTGATCTATAG